In Firmicutes bacterium ASF500, a single genomic region encodes these proteins:
- the ymdB_1 gene encoding 2',3'-cyclic-nucleotide 2'-phosphodiesterase, with protein MLLHVLAIGDVVGEGGQDILSRRLPELRERLGVHFCVVNGENASGVGITPAQARRILEAGADVITLGNHTWNRIQIGAFLDKEPRILRPANYAGRVPGRGAGVYRCQGLDILVMNLMGRVDLNANLDSPFKAANFLLSRERYDLVLVDFHAEATSEKGAMGWHLDGRAAAVWGTHTHVPTADCQVLPQGTGFVTDLGMTGPVRSVLGIKPENSLNLFLGGLPRRYEEAEGNCKLNGCLFAIDTEKKKCVDVTRTDIIE; from the coding sequence ATGCTGTTACATGTATTAGCCATCGGCGACGTGGTGGGCGAGGGGGGGCAGGATATCCTGTCCCGCCGCCTGCCGGAGCTGCGGGAGCGGCTGGGGGTCCACTTCTGCGTGGTCAATGGGGAGAACGCCTCCGGGGTGGGCATCACCCCAGCCCAGGCCCGGCGGATTCTGGAGGCCGGGGCGGATGTGATTACCCTGGGCAACCACACCTGGAACCGCATCCAGATCGGGGCTTTTCTGGACAAGGAGCCGCGCATCCTCCGCCCCGCCAACTACGCCGGCCGGGTCCCGGGCCGGGGGGCCGGGGTGTACCGGTGCCAGGGGCTGGACATCCTGGTGATGAACCTGATGGGCCGGGTGGACCTGAACGCCAACCTGGACAGCCCCTTCAAGGCGGCCAACTTCCTGCTCAGCCGGGAGCGGTATGACCTGGTTCTGGTGGACTTCCACGCCGAGGCCACCAGCGAGAAGGGGGCTATGGGCTGGCACCTGGACGGCCGGGCGGCGGCGGTGTGGGGCACCCACACCCACGTGCCCACGGCGGACTGCCAGGTCCTGCCCCAGGGCACCGGCTTCGTCACCGACCTGGGGATGACCGGTCCGGTCCGCTCGGTGCTGGGCATCAAGCCGGAGAACTCCCTGAACCTGTTTCTGGGCGGGCTCCCCCGGCGGTATGAGGAGGCCGAAGGAAACTGTAAGCTCAACGGATGCCTGTTTGCCATTGACACGGAGAAAAAGAAATGCGTCGATGTGACGCGGACGGATATTATCGAGTGA
- the sigW_2 gene encoding ECF RNA polymerase sigma factor SigW, which produces MDQALFDRVYETYGPSLYRFCLLQMKNPADAEDVLQDVFVKRLYQAPKFKSPEHERSWLYQVALNLCRGEWRRSRRSELPLAAAAGVSLPPEELSLLDQVSNLPEKQRTVLHLHYYQGYGLQEIARLLGVTVPAVKMRLKRGREALRKELI; this is translated from the coding sequence ATGGATCAGGCGCTGTTTGACCGGGTGTATGAGACCTACGGCCCGTCGCTGTACCGCTTCTGCCTGCTGCAAATGAAAAACCCGGCGGACGCGGAGGACGTACTGCAGGACGTCTTTGTAAAGCGGCTGTATCAGGCCCCGAAGTTCAAGTCCCCGGAGCACGAGCGAAGCTGGCTCTACCAGGTGGCGCTGAACCTGTGCCGGGGTGAGTGGCGGCGTTCCCGCCGGTCGGAGCTGCCCCTGGCGGCGGCGGCGGGGGTGTCCCTGCCCCCGGAGGAGCTGTCCCTGCTGGACCAGGTGTCCAACCTGCCGGAGAAGCAGCGCACCGTCCTGCACCTCCACTACTACCAGGGGTACGGCCTCCAGGAGATCGCGCGGCTGCTGGGGGTGACGGTGCCCGCGGTAAAAATGCGGCTGAAGCGGGGCCGGGAGGCCCTGAGAAAGGAGCTTATATGA
- the ileS gene encoding Isoleucine--tRNA ligase yields the protein MDYNKTINLPKTGFPMRAGLPAREPDMLKRWEDMDLYHELLKKNEGKPLYSLHDGPPFSNGALHMGHALNKSIKDFITRAAAMRGYLTPYIPGWDNHGMPIESAIIKQNKLNRKAMSVPEFRTACHEFAQHYVDVQREGFKRMGVIGDWENPYLTMNPGFEAEEVKIFGAMYKNGYIYKGLKPVYWCPHDETALAEAEIEYQDDPVTTVYVKFQVKDDQGKLGQYGDISKMYFLIWTTTIWTLPGNLAIALHPRDSYVLVKADNGEMYILAEALCEKVMKIGGVEHYETVATFQGQDFEYMLAQHPFLDKTSQLCTAEYVTMDSGTGCVHTAPGFGADDYETCKRYKIEMVVPVDDRGRHTDYAGKYAGMKTEESNPVILADMKENGTLFASEDIVHSYPHCWRCKKPIIFRATPQWFCSVESFKDAAVAACEEVRWVPGWGIDRMKSMIQERTDWCISRQRRWGLPIPVFYCADCGKPICTDETIAAVSALFGEKGSNAWYETEAADILPKDFACPHCGSKSGFTKEEDTLDGWFDSGSTHFASMQKDQGFWPATVYMEGLDQYRGWFQSSLLTAVGALGKGAPFKECVTHGWTVDGEGKAMHKSLGNGVDPADIFKKYGADLIRLWAGSADYHVDVRCSDNIFKQLSQNYLKFRNTARYCLGNLDGFDPNNLVKPEEMVELDRWAVTKLNQLIEKCFAAYDNFEYHVVSHAINDFCVVELSSFYLDIIKDRLYCEEKDGLLRRSAQTALFLILDTMTKLFAPILAFTCDEIWLAMPHREGDDPRNVLLNEMNKPFAEYALDEAAMERWEEIIKTRDTVNAALEQARNEKKIGKSLEARVTLKTADPDRFLLPEMDEDSMADVFIVSQVSLEKGEGALTVEVAPAQGQKCERCWKVLPTVGSDTKHPTLCPRCAKVVPAVEVE from the coding sequence ATGGACTACAACAAGACCATCAATCTGCCAAAAACCGGCTTTCCCATGCGGGCGGGGCTGCCCGCCCGGGAGCCCGACATGCTCAAGCGGTGGGAGGACATGGACCTCTACCATGAGCTGCTGAAAAAGAACGAGGGCAAGCCCCTGTACTCCCTCCACGACGGCCCTCCCTTCTCCAACGGCGCGCTCCACATGGGCCACGCCCTGAACAAGTCCATCAAGGACTTCATCACCCGCGCCGCCGCTATGCGGGGCTACCTCACCCCCTACATCCCCGGCTGGGACAACCACGGTATGCCCATCGAGAGCGCCATCATCAAGCAGAACAAGCTCAACCGCAAGGCCATGTCCGTCCCCGAGTTCCGCACCGCCTGTCATGAGTTCGCCCAGCACTACGTGGACGTACAGCGGGAGGGTTTTAAGCGCATGGGCGTCATCGGCGACTGGGAGAACCCCTACCTCACCATGAACCCCGGCTTCGAGGCCGAGGAAGTGAAAATTTTCGGGGCGATGTACAAAAACGGCTATATCTACAAGGGCCTCAAGCCGGTGTACTGGTGCCCCCACGACGAGACCGCCCTGGCCGAGGCGGAGATTGAGTACCAGGACGACCCGGTCACTACCGTCTACGTGAAGTTCCAGGTGAAGGACGACCAGGGCAAGCTGGGGCAGTACGGCGACATCTCGAAGATGTACTTCCTCATCTGGACCACCACCATCTGGACCCTGCCCGGCAACCTGGCCATCGCCCTCCACCCCCGGGACAGCTACGTGCTGGTGAAGGCGGACAATGGCGAGATGTATATTCTGGCCGAGGCCCTCTGCGAGAAGGTCATGAAAATCGGCGGCGTGGAGCACTATGAGACCGTCGCCACCTTCCAGGGCCAGGACTTTGAATATATGCTGGCCCAGCACCCCTTCCTGGACAAGACCAGCCAGCTGTGCACCGCCGAGTACGTCACCATGGACAGCGGCACGGGCTGCGTCCACACCGCCCCCGGCTTCGGCGCGGACGACTACGAGACCTGCAAGCGGTACAAGATCGAGATGGTGGTCCCCGTGGACGACCGGGGCCGCCACACCGACTACGCCGGCAAGTACGCCGGCATGAAGACCGAGGAGAGCAACCCCGTCATTCTGGCCGACATGAAGGAGAACGGGACCCTGTTCGCCAGCGAGGACATCGTCCACTCCTACCCCCACTGCTGGCGGTGCAAGAAGCCCATCATCTTCCGGGCCACCCCCCAGTGGTTCTGCTCGGTGGAGTCCTTTAAGGACGCCGCCGTCGCCGCCTGCGAGGAGGTGCGCTGGGTGCCCGGCTGGGGCATCGACCGGATGAAATCCATGATTCAGGAGCGGACCGACTGGTGCATCAGCCGCCAGCGCCGGTGGGGCCTGCCCATCCCGGTGTTCTACTGCGCCGACTGCGGCAAGCCCATCTGCACCGACGAGACCATCGCCGCCGTGTCCGCCCTGTTCGGCGAAAAGGGCTCCAACGCCTGGTATGAGACCGAGGCGGCGGACATCCTCCCCAAGGACTTCGCCTGCCCCCACTGCGGGAGCAAGTCCGGCTTCACCAAGGAGGAGGACACCCTGGACGGCTGGTTTGACTCCGGCTCCACCCACTTCGCCTCCATGCAGAAGGACCAGGGCTTCTGGCCCGCCACCGTCTATATGGAGGGTCTGGACCAGTACCGGGGCTGGTTCCAGTCCTCCCTGCTCACCGCCGTGGGCGCGCTGGGCAAGGGCGCTCCCTTCAAGGAGTGCGTCACCCACGGCTGGACCGTGGACGGCGAGGGCAAGGCCATGCACAAGTCCCTGGGCAACGGCGTGGACCCCGCCGACATCTTTAAAAAGTACGGTGCGGACCTGATCCGCCTGTGGGCCGGCTCCGCCGACTACCACGTGGACGTGCGCTGCTCCGACAACATCTTCAAGCAGCTGTCCCAGAACTATCTGAAATTCCGCAACACCGCCCGGTACTGCCTGGGCAACCTGGACGGCTTCGACCCCAACAATCTGGTCAAGCCCGAGGAGATGGTGGAGCTGGACCGGTGGGCGGTCACCAAGCTGAACCAGCTCATTGAGAAGTGCTTTGCCGCCTATGACAACTTCGAGTACCATGTGGTCTCCCATGCCATCAACGACTTCTGCGTGGTGGAGCTGTCCTCCTTCTATCTGGATATCATCAAGGACCGGCTGTACTGCGAGGAGAAGGACGGGCTCCTCCGCCGCTCCGCCCAGACCGCCCTGTTCCTGATTCTGGACACCATGACCAAGCTCTTCGCCCCCATCCTGGCCTTTACCTGCGACGAGATCTGGCTGGCGATGCCCCACCGCGAGGGCGACGACCCCCGGAATGTGCTCCTCAACGAGATGAACAAGCCCTTTGCCGAGTACGCCCTGGACGAGGCCGCTATGGAGCGCTGGGAGGAGATCATCAAGACCCGGGACACGGTTAACGCCGCCCTGGAGCAGGCCCGGAACGAGAAGAAGATCGGCAAGAGCCTGGAGGCCAGGGTGACTCTGAAGACGGCCGACCCGGACCGTTTCCTTCTGCCCGAGATGGACGAGGACAGTATGGCGGACGTGTTCATCGTCTCCCAGGTATCCCTGGAAAAGGGCGAGGGTGCGCTGACTGTGGAGGTCGCCCCCGCTCAGGGCCAGAAGTGCGAGCGGTGCTGGAAGGTCCTGCCCACCGTGGGCTCCGACACCAAACACCCCACCCTCTGCCCCCGGTGCGCAAAGGTCGTGCCCGCCGTCGAGGTGGAGTGA
- the mfd gene encoding Transcription-repair-coupling factor, which yields MKLLTAALSRLPEFEELLAALEAGRSPAALSGAAAIHRVHAAACIGLTTGWPVVVVCADEGEGQRLARDLGAFAGVAVPVLGPRDFTFHNAAALSRQWEHRRLALMKGLAQGKHPFLVAAVEGLLQRTVPPQTLEDCCRELKTGGSYDLNQLAEDLSAAGYVRCEQVEGVGQFALRGGILDVFSPGMEQPVRAEFFGDEVDAMGLFDPATQRRTENIETALLLPAAEVLPQLAPGGAAGLSKKLSKLAAKALQNGNKELAATLEQDGEAIAQGRGFPAIDRYLPLIYPQLATAADYLPTDACVIFDQVPRAADRAKSYQWQLEEDGKTLLEQGELDPSCTELARTFPQLLSRLEDFPLVYLDSFTTASYPLPPRELLSVTAKQLPPFLASLETAVQDLAHYQNAGFAALVLVSGEQRAIDLQTLLREQKIGSAVDFHMKSLPQPGQVVITLGGLSSGFEYPEMKLAVLTEGEKAAPKKPWPRKEATNRQKLKSYADLTPGDLVVHEHHGVGRFAGMVKMPVDGIEKDYVKITYAGSDVLYVPATQLDLVSKYIGGGEDANETRKLNRLGGQEWEKAKKKAKKAVQDLAKGLIQLYAQRQRQPGYAFSPDSPWQREFEEQFEYTETDDQLRCIGEIKADMERPTPMDRLLCGDVGYGKTEVAFRAMMKCVLDGKQTAILVPTTVLARQHYLSALRRFQKYPVNIDVVSRFRTPAQMKETLRRVEAGQVDILIGTHRLFNKDVRFKDLGLLVVDEEQRFGVQHKEKLKETFKQVDVLTLSATPIPRTLNMALSGIRDMSTLEEPPTGRQPVQTYVLEHDWNLLADAMRRELERGGQVFYLHNRVETIDRTAARIQLLLGEDAAVGVAHGRMTQEAIDDVMARMTDGELNVLVCTTIIETGIDLPNANTLIMEDADRLGLAQLHQIRGRVGRSSRRAFAYLTYRKGKVLSEVASKRMEAIREFAEFGSGFKIAMRDLEIRGAGNVLGPEQSGFLLSVGYDMYLKLLEEAVLLEQGQPLPTRTECAANLSVAASIPDKYVPSPEQRMDLYRRIAAVQSEEEADELVDELIDRYGEPPRPVNNLLSVALLRADAARLRISDIAQKDGKLLFTLEEFRLEPFSILCAQDGYQKRLLLMPGDTPRFSLRLAKNEDPLRAARKVVEDFAKAMEG from the coding sequence ATGAAGCTGCTTACCGCCGCCCTGAGCCGTCTGCCTGAATTTGAAGAGCTCCTTGCCGCCCTGGAGGCGGGGCGTTCCCCCGCGGCCCTGTCGGGGGCGGCGGCCATCCACCGGGTCCACGCCGCCGCCTGTATCGGCCTGACCACCGGCTGGCCCGTGGTGGTGGTGTGCGCCGACGAGGGGGAGGGGCAGAGGCTGGCCCGGGACCTGGGGGCCTTTGCCGGGGTGGCCGTCCCGGTGCTGGGCCCCCGGGACTTCACCTTCCACAACGCCGCCGCCCTCTCCCGCCAGTGGGAGCACCGGCGGCTGGCCCTGATGAAGGGGCTGGCCCAGGGGAAGCACCCCTTCCTGGTGGCCGCGGTGGAGGGCCTCCTCCAGCGGACCGTGCCCCCTCAGACGCTGGAGGACTGCTGTCGGGAGCTGAAAACCGGCGGCTCCTACGACCTGAACCAGCTGGCCGAGGACCTGTCCGCCGCCGGTTATGTCCGGTGCGAGCAGGTGGAGGGCGTGGGACAGTTCGCCCTGCGGGGGGGTATTTTAGACGTGTTCTCCCCCGGTATGGAGCAGCCCGTCCGGGCGGAGTTCTTTGGGGACGAGGTGGACGCCATGGGCCTCTTCGACCCGGCCACCCAGCGCCGCACCGAGAACATCGAGACCGCCCTCCTCCTCCCCGCCGCCGAGGTCCTGCCCCAGCTGGCCCCCGGCGGGGCGGCGGGGCTGAGCAAAAAGCTGTCCAAGCTGGCGGCCAAGGCCCTGCAAAACGGAAATAAGGAGCTGGCCGCCACTCTGGAGCAGGACGGCGAGGCCATCGCCCAGGGCCGCGGCTTCCCCGCCATTGACCGCTATCTCCCCCTGATCTACCCCCAGCTGGCTACGGCGGCGGACTATCTGCCCACGGACGCCTGCGTGATCTTCGACCAGGTCCCCCGGGCGGCTGACCGGGCGAAATCCTACCAGTGGCAGCTGGAGGAGGACGGAAAGACCCTTCTGGAGCAGGGGGAGCTGGACCCCTCCTGCACCGAGCTGGCCCGGACCTTCCCCCAGCTCCTCAGCCGCCTGGAGGACTTCCCCCTAGTCTATCTGGACTCCTTCACCACCGCCAGCTATCCCCTCCCCCCCAGGGAGCTGCTGTCCGTCACCGCCAAGCAGCTGCCCCCCTTCCTGGCCAGCCTGGAGACGGCGGTGCAGGACCTGGCCCACTACCAGAACGCCGGCTTCGCCGCCCTGGTGCTGGTGTCCGGGGAACAGCGGGCCATCGACCTCCAGACCCTCCTCCGGGAGCAGAAGATCGGGTCCGCCGTGGACTTCCACATGAAGTCTCTGCCCCAGCCGGGACAGGTGGTCATCACCCTGGGGGGGCTGTCCAGCGGGTTTGAGTATCCGGAGATGAAGCTGGCCGTCCTCACCGAGGGGGAGAAGGCCGCTCCCAAGAAGCCCTGGCCCCGGAAGGAGGCCACCAACCGGCAGAAGCTGAAGTCCTACGCCGACCTCACCCCCGGCGACCTGGTGGTCCACGAGCACCACGGGGTGGGCCGGTTCGCCGGAATGGTGAAGATGCCGGTGGACGGCATTGAGAAGGACTATGTAAAGATCACCTACGCCGGCAGTGACGTGCTCTACGTCCCCGCCACCCAGCTGGACCTGGTGAGCAAGTACATCGGCGGCGGCGAGGACGCCAACGAGACCCGAAAGCTGAACCGCCTGGGGGGCCAGGAGTGGGAGAAGGCCAAAAAGAAGGCCAAAAAGGCGGTGCAGGACCTGGCCAAGGGCCTCATTCAGCTCTACGCCCAGCGCCAGCGCCAGCCGGGCTACGCCTTCTCCCCCGACTCCCCCTGGCAGCGGGAATTTGAGGAGCAGTTTGAATACACCGAGACCGACGACCAACTGCGGTGCATCGGGGAGATCAAGGCCGACATGGAGCGGCCCACCCCCATGGACCGGCTCCTCTGCGGCGACGTGGGCTACGGCAAGACGGAGGTGGCCTTCCGGGCTATGATGAAGTGCGTGCTGGACGGCAAGCAGACCGCCATCCTGGTGCCCACCACCGTCCTGGCCCGGCAGCACTACCTCAGCGCCCTGCGCCGGTTCCAGAAATACCCGGTGAATATCGACGTGGTGTCCCGCTTCCGCACCCCCGCCCAGATGAAGGAGACCCTTCGCAGGGTGGAGGCGGGTCAGGTGGATATCCTCATCGGCACCCACCGCCTGTTCAACAAGGATGTCCGCTTTAAGGACCTGGGTCTGCTGGTGGTGGACGAGGAGCAGCGCTTCGGCGTCCAGCACAAGGAGAAGCTGAAGGAGACCTTTAAGCAGGTGGACGTGCTCACCCTGTCCGCCACCCCCATCCCCCGGACGCTGAATATGGCCCTCAGCGGCATCCGGGACATGTCCACCCTGGAGGAGCCCCCCACCGGCCGCCAGCCGGTGCAGACCTATGTGCTGGAGCATGACTGGAATCTCCTGGCCGACGCCATGCGCCGGGAGCTGGAGCGGGGGGGCCAGGTGTTCTACCTCCACAACCGGGTGGAGACCATCGACCGCACCGCCGCCCGGATTCAGCTGCTTCTGGGGGAGGACGCCGCCGTGGGGGTGGCCCATGGCCGGATGACCCAGGAGGCCATCGACGACGTGATGGCCCGGATGACCGACGGAGAACTGAACGTTTTGGTCTGCACCACCATTATCGAGACGGGCATCGACCTGCCCAACGCCAACACCCTCATTATGGAGGACGCGGACCGGCTGGGCCTGGCTCAGCTCCACCAGATCCGGGGCCGGGTGGGCCGGTCCAGCCGCCGGGCCTTCGCCTACCTCACCTACCGGAAGGGCAAGGTGCTGTCCGAGGTGGCGTCAAAGCGGATGGAGGCCATCCGGGAGTTCGCCGAGTTCGGCTCCGGCTTCAAAATCGCCATGCGGGACCTGGAGATCCGGGGGGCGGGCAACGTGCTGGGCCCGGAGCAGTCCGGCTTTTTGCTCAGCGTGGGCTATGATATGTACCTCAAGCTGCTGGAGGAGGCCGTCCTGCTGGAGCAGGGCCAGCCCCTGCCCACCCGGACGGAGTGCGCCGCCAATTTGAGCGTGGCCGCCTCCATCCCGGACAAATACGTCCCCTCCCCGGAGCAGCGGATGGACCTGTACCGCCGCATCGCTGCGGTGCAGAGCGAGGAGGAGGCCGACGAGCTGGTGGATGAGCTCATCGACCGCTACGGCGAGCCTCCCAGGCCGGTGAATAACCTGCTTTCGGTGGCCCTCCTCCGGGCGGACGCCGCCCGGCTCCGCATCTCCGACATCGCACAGAAGGACGGAAAGCTCCTCTTCACCCTGGAGGAATTCCGCCTGGAGCCCTTCTCCATCCTGTGCGCCCAGGACGGCTATCAAAAGCGCCTGCTTCTCATGCCCGGCGACACCCCCCGCTTCTCCCTCCGCCTGGCCAAAAACGAGGACCCCCTCCGCGCTGCCCGCAAGGTGGTGGAGGACTTCGCTAAGGCGATGGAAGGATGA